One window of the Xenopus tropicalis strain Nigerian chromosome 10, UCB_Xtro_10.0, whole genome shotgun sequence genome contains the following:
- the ube2o gene encoding (E3-independent) E2 ubiquitin-conjugating enzyme isoform X2 yields MLLGWINLPQAPPASSIGSFQQPQSRLYVTTITTTVIMDPRSMMMDFYSLIYDWISEPSLDSSELKLEDRSLVPRDVVRRMGTKDSQCGTVIDVNIDCVVKVVGTNCFLHPVNSKELHHIWPIMYGDYIAYDCWLGKVYDLKNQVVLKLSNGARCSMSTEDASKLYDVCPHASDSGLFFDDSYGFYPGQVLIGPSKVFSSVQWLSGVKPVLSAKSKFRVGVEEVQVTELRVTWITKSFCLGGTDSMDPPPAVITQENLSRVKRLGSFDHTQRQLGERCLYIFPTKVEPTKILCESLEKNCLLGEVTVTRKVHTQQVEKLREKQIVKIISCTQDPSNPTELLKKNSTVPPSYEIPTARATEEDLVSAKLEGEPPEEPNVPECPTKEQPLGTFREIFQGLQLHSSEQDADDEAAGDTDETSSVTSSASSTASSQSGSGAGRKKSIPLSIRNLKRKHKKKKKSKVYREFKHGDRVAVEVITTVTTADVMWQDGSVETNIRSNELVPIQHLDNNEFCPGDFVVDKRAHAAQDPSIYGVVQSGDHTGRTCVVKWIKLNLNGDDTELVGEEEDVSVYDIVDHPDFRFRATDIVIRIGNSDPEAFPDASQPSVGQVARVDVSSKVEVIWADNSRTIVLPQHLYNVESELEESFYDSVDSSSSGASSDEWEDESDSWETDNGLTEDEIPRAAGGEEAAASQNETAPAEPMQEPAQDEAEQSAALAAAADLGVLGVKVNEKEGIVKSFKELKEAIKILESLKNMTVEQLLTGSPTSPTAEPEKFTREKKFLDDIKKLQENLKKTLDNVAIAEEEKMESAPETEKEEKAEAQTPVRSEWPSDTPVLCQQSGGKPGVIFTSAKGEVFSVLETAPESQAFKKLEFQAPEAKKFFSTVRKEMALLATSLPDGIMVKTFEDRMDLFSALIKGPTRTPYEDGLFLFDMQLPNIYPAVPPLFRYLSQCSGKLNPNLYDNGKVCVSLLGTWIGKGTERWTSKSSLLQVLISIQGLILVNEPYYNEAGFDSDRGLQEGYENSRCYNEMALIRVVQSMTQMLRRPVEVFQQEIREHFQSSGWRLAHRIENWLETNSMVERGGEHRNGQEHPCIVPYSPTEPECTPEPTLDSKDLDDSGCGASTMSPGESQQFSDLESTSKGATGGASLSDEPRGAAGGGQPSVKPKKRRKSYRSFLPDKRGYPDIGFPLFPLSKGFIKSIQGVLAQFKASLLEAGISEPRGDRLTLPL; encoded by the exons TTAAAGCTGGAGGACCGCTCGCTGGTGCCCAGGGATGTTGTGCGTCGGATGGGTACAAAG GACAGCCAGTGCGGCACGGTGATCGACGTGAACATAGACTGCGTGGTGAAAGTGGTGGGGACCAACTGCTTCCTGCATCCGGTCAACAGTAAGGAGCTGCACCACATCTGG CCTATCATGTACGGGGATTACATTGCCTACGACTGCTGGCTGGGCAAAGTGTATGATCTGAAGAACCAGGTTGTCCTCAAGCTGTCCAACGGCGCCAG ATGTTCCATGAGCACCGAGGATGCGTCCAAACTGTACGACGTCTGCCCCCACGCCAGCGACTCG GGGCTGTTCTTTGATGACTCCTATGGCTTTTACCCTGGGCAAGTACTGATCGGCCCCTCCAAGGTGTTCTCCAGCGTGCAGTGGCTCTCTGGGGTCAAGCCGGTACTGAGTGCCAAGAGCAAGTTTCGCGTGGGGGTGGAAGAG GTGCAAGTCACTGAATTACGAGTTACTTGGATCACAAAAAGCTTTTGTCTCGGCGGCACCGATTCCATGGACCCCCCACCCGCTGTGATTACTCAGGAGAACCTGTCTAG AGTGAAACGACTGGGCTCCTTCGACCACACGCAGAGGCAGCTGGGAGAGCGCTGTCTGTACATCTTCCCCACTAAGGTGGAACCCACCAAAATTCTGTGTGAAAGTCTCGAGAAGAACTGCCTGCTGGGGGAGGTCACCGTCACCAGGAAG GTCCATACACAGCAGGTGGAAAAGCTACGGGAGAAGCAGATAGTCAAGATAATCTCATGTACCCAGGATCCCTCCAACCCTACTGAACTCCTCAAAAAAAACTCCACAGTGCCCCCGTCGTATGAAATACCCACAGCAAGGGCAACCGAGGAAGATCTTGTCTCTGCCAAGCTGGAAGGGGAACCCCCCGAGGAACCGAACGTTCCGGAGTGCCCAACCAAAGAGCAGCCTTTGGGCACCTTCCGGGAAATATTCCAGGGCCTCCAGCTGCATTCCTCGGAACAGGACGCCGACGATGAAGCCGCAGGGGATACCGACGAGACCAGCTCGGTGACTTCCTCGGCCAGTTCTACGGCTTCTTCCCAAAGTGGCAGCGGCGCTGGGCGCAAGAAGAGCATCCCCCTGTCCATCCGGAACCTCAAGAGGAAacataagaagaagaaaaagagcaAAGTATACAGAGAGTTCAAACATGGCGACAG GGTGGCTGTCGAGGTTATAACCACTGTGACCACGGCTGACGTTATGTGGCAAGATGGGAGCGTTGAGACCAACATCCGCTCTAATGAACTGGTACCGATCCAGCATCTGGATAACAACGAGTTCTGCCCCGGGGACTTTGTAGTCGACAAGAGAG CCCACGCTGCCCAGGACCCCAGTATATACGGAGTGGTGCAGTCTGGGGATCACACGGGCCGTACTTGTGTGGTAAAATGGATCAAGCTGAATTTGAATGGGGACGATACGGAG CTTGTTGGGGAAGAGGAGGATGTCAGTGTGTATGACATTGTTGACCATCCAGATTTCCGATTCCGAGCCACAGACATAGTGATCCGCATTGGCAACTCTGATCCAGAAGCCTTTCCTGATGCCAGCCAG CCGTCGGTGGGGCAGGTGGCTCGGGTGGACGTGAGCAGCAAAGTCGAAGTGATCTGGGCTGATAATTCCCGGACTATTGTCCTCCCACAG CATCTGTATAACGTGGAATCCGAACTGGAGGAATCCTTTTATGACTCCGTGGACAGCAGCTCCAGCGGCGCCTCGTCTGATGAATGGGAGGATGAGAGCGACAGCTGGGAAACGGACAACGGGCTGACGGAAGATGAAATCCCTCGGGCGGCGGGGGGGGAGGAGGCGGCGGCTTCACAGAATGAGACCGCCCCCGCAGAGCCGATGCAGGAACCGGCGCAAGACGAGGCGGAACAGAGCGCTGCATTGGCTGCGGCCGCGGATCTGGGAGTTCTCGGCGTGAAAGTGAATGAGAAAGAAGGGATTGTGAAGAGCTTTAAGGAGCTGAAGGAGGCCATTAAGATCCTGGAGAGCCTGAAGAACATGACGGTAGAACAGCTGCTCACCGGCTCCCCAACCTCCCCCACAGCCGAGCCGGAGAAGTTCACTCGGGAGAAGAAGTTCCTGGATGATATAAAGAAGCTGCAGGAGAACCTcaagaaaaccctggacaatgtgGCCATAGCTGAGGAGGAAAAGATGGAGTCGGCGCCCGAGACTGAGAAGGAGGAGAAAGCTGAAGCGCAGACGCCCGTCCGGTCAGAATGGCCGAGTGACACGCCCGTGTTGTGCCAGCAGAGCGGCGGCAAACCCGGCGTCATCTTCACCAGCGCCAAAGGGGAGGTCTTCTCTGTGCTTGAAACTGCCCCCG AGAGCCAAGCCTTTAAGAAGCTGGAGTTCCAAGCCCCGGAAGCCAAGAAGTTCTTCAGCACCGTGCGTAAAGAGATGGCTCTGCTGGCGACTTCCCTCCCGGACGGCATCATGGTGAAGACCTTTGAAGACCGAATG GATCTGTTCTCTGCACTTATTAAAGGGCCGACGCGCACCCCGTATGAGGATGGGCTCTTCCTGTTCGACATGCAGCTCCCCAATATCTACCCGGCGGTGCCCCCATTGTTCCGGTACCTGTCTCAGTGCAGCGGCAAGCTAAACCCCAACCTCTATGACAATGGGAAAGTGTGCGTCAGCCTCCTGGGGACCTGGATAGGAAAG GGTACCGAGAGGTGGACCAGCAAGTCCAGTCTCCTGCAGGTGCTAATCTCTATACAAG gccttaTTTTAGTGAATGAGCCGTACTACAACGAAGCGGGTTTCGACAGTGACCGAGGCTTGCAGGAAGGCTACGAGAACAGCCGATGTTACAACGAGATGGCGCTTATCCGCGTGGTCCAGTCCATGACGCAGATGCTGCGGAGGCCGGTGGAAGTCTTCCAACAGGAGATCCGCGAGCACTTTCAGAGCAGCGGTTGGCGCCTGGCGCATCGCATAGAGAACTGGTTAGAAACCAATTCCATGGTAGAAAGAGGAGGCGAGCACAGGAACGGGCAGGagcacccgtgtatagtgccGTACAGCCCGACGGAGCCGGAGTGCACCCCGGAGCCAACTCTTGATTCCAAGGACCTAGATGATTCTGGATGCGGTGCCTCCACCATGTCCCCGGGGGAGTCCCAGCAATTCTCTGACTTGGAAAGCACAAGCAAAGGCGCCACGGGGGGCGCCAGTCTCTCAGATGAGCCAAGAGGGGCGGCTGGGGGCGGGCAGCCCAGCGTCAAACCAAAGAAGCGCAGAAAGAGCTATCGTAGTTTCCTCCCTGACAAACGAGGCTACCCCGATATCGGCTTCCCCCTCTTCCCCTTGTCCAAGGGCTTCATCAAGAGCATTCAGGGAGTTCTGGCTCAGTTCAAAGCTTCCCTGTTGGAAGCCGGCATCTCGGAGCCTCGCGGAGACAGACTGACGCTACCATTATAA
- the ube2o gene encoding (E3-independent) E2 ubiquitin-conjugating enzyme isoform X1, which produces MADPSDSAPSSASPGPPAGDGSQRLLFSHDLVSGCYRGHTRFGLVRLIHGEDSEEEEDALPGEEESGPGGRKKGAGGAAGGGSPGSEPPLSRFGPLKRGYVRVQWYPEGIKQDVRENKLKLEDRSLVPRDVVRRMGTKDSQCGTVIDVNIDCVVKVVGTNCFLHPVNSKELHHIWPIMYGDYIAYDCWLGKVYDLKNQVVLKLSNGARCSMSTEDASKLYDVCPHASDSGLFFDDSYGFYPGQVLIGPSKVFSSVQWLSGVKPVLSAKSKFRVGVEEVQVTELRVTWITKSFCLGGTDSMDPPPAVITQENLSRVKRLGSFDHTQRQLGERCLYIFPTKVEPTKILCESLEKNCLLGEVTVTRKQVEKLREKQIVKIISCTQDPSNPTELLKKNSTVPPSYEIPTARATEEDLVSAKLEGEPPEEPNVPECPTKEQPLGTFREIFQGLQLHSSEQDADDEAAGDTDETSSVTSSASSTASSQSGSGAGRKKSIPLSIRNLKRKHKKKKKSKVYREFKHGDRVAVEVITTVTTADVMWQDGSVETNIRSNELVPIQHLDNNEFCPGDFVVDKRAHAAQDPSIYGVVQSGDHTGRTCVVKWIKLNLNGDDTELVGEEEDVSVYDIVDHPDFRFRATDIVIRIGNSDPEAFPDASQPSVGQVARVDVSSKVEVIWADNSRTIVLPQHLYNVESELEESFYDSVDSSSSGASSDEWEDESDSWETDNGLTEDEIPRAAGGEEAAASQNETAPAEPMQEPAQDEAEQSAALAAAADLGVLGVKVNEKEGIVKSFKELKEAIKILESLKNMTVEQLLTGSPTSPTAEPEKFTREKKFLDDIKKLQENLKKTLDNVAIAEEEKMESAPETEKEEKAEAQTPVRSEWPSDTPVLCQQSGGKPGVIFTSAKGEVFSVLETAPESQAFKKLEFQAPEAKKFFSTVRKEMALLATSLPDGIMVKTFEDRMDLFSALIKGPTRTPYEDGLFLFDMQLPNIYPAVPPLFRYLSQCSGKLNPNLYDNGKVCVSLLGTWIGKGTERWTSKSSLLQVLISIQGLILVNEPYYNEAGFDSDRGLQEGYENSRCYNEMALIRVVQSMTQMLRRPVEVFQQEIREHFQSSGWRLAHRIENWLETNSMVERGGEHRNGQEHPCIVPYSPTEPECTPEPTLDSKDLDDSGCGASTMSPGESQQFSDLESTSKGATGGASLSDEPRGAAGGGQPSVKPKKRRKSYRSFLPDKRGYPDIGFPLFPLSKGFIKSIQGVLAQFKASLLEAGISEPRGDRLTLPL; this is translated from the exons TTAAAGCTGGAGGACCGCTCGCTGGTGCCCAGGGATGTTGTGCGTCGGATGGGTACAAAG GACAGCCAGTGCGGCACGGTGATCGACGTGAACATAGACTGCGTGGTGAAAGTGGTGGGGACCAACTGCTTCCTGCATCCGGTCAACAGTAAGGAGCTGCACCACATCTGG CCTATCATGTACGGGGATTACATTGCCTACGACTGCTGGCTGGGCAAAGTGTATGATCTGAAGAACCAGGTTGTCCTCAAGCTGTCCAACGGCGCCAG ATGTTCCATGAGCACCGAGGATGCGTCCAAACTGTACGACGTCTGCCCCCACGCCAGCGACTCG GGGCTGTTCTTTGATGACTCCTATGGCTTTTACCCTGGGCAAGTACTGATCGGCCCCTCCAAGGTGTTCTCCAGCGTGCAGTGGCTCTCTGGGGTCAAGCCGGTACTGAGTGCCAAGAGCAAGTTTCGCGTGGGGGTGGAAGAG GTGCAAGTCACTGAATTACGAGTTACTTGGATCACAAAAAGCTTTTGTCTCGGCGGCACCGATTCCATGGACCCCCCACCCGCTGTGATTACTCAGGAGAACCTGTCTAG AGTGAAACGACTGGGCTCCTTCGACCACACGCAGAGGCAGCTGGGAGAGCGCTGTCTGTACATCTTCCCCACTAAGGTGGAACCCACCAAAATTCTGTGTGAAAGTCTCGAGAAGAACTGCCTGCTGGGGGAGGTCACCGTCACCAGGAAG CAGGTGGAAAAGCTACGGGAGAAGCAGATAGTCAAGATAATCTCATGTACCCAGGATCCCTCCAACCCTACTGAACTCCTCAAAAAAAACTCCACAGTGCCCCCGTCGTATGAAATACCCACAGCAAGGGCAACCGAGGAAGATCTTGTCTCTGCCAAGCTGGAAGGGGAACCCCCCGAGGAACCGAACGTTCCGGAGTGCCCAACCAAAGAGCAGCCTTTGGGCACCTTCCGGGAAATATTCCAGGGCCTCCAGCTGCATTCCTCGGAACAGGACGCCGACGATGAAGCCGCAGGGGATACCGACGAGACCAGCTCGGTGACTTCCTCGGCCAGTTCTACGGCTTCTTCCCAAAGTGGCAGCGGCGCTGGGCGCAAGAAGAGCATCCCCCTGTCCATCCGGAACCTCAAGAGGAAacataagaagaagaaaaagagcaAAGTATACAGAGAGTTCAAACATGGCGACAG GGTGGCTGTCGAGGTTATAACCACTGTGACCACGGCTGACGTTATGTGGCAAGATGGGAGCGTTGAGACCAACATCCGCTCTAATGAACTGGTACCGATCCAGCATCTGGATAACAACGAGTTCTGCCCCGGGGACTTTGTAGTCGACAAGAGAG CCCACGCTGCCCAGGACCCCAGTATATACGGAGTGGTGCAGTCTGGGGATCACACGGGCCGTACTTGTGTGGTAAAATGGATCAAGCTGAATTTGAATGGGGACGATACGGAG CTTGTTGGGGAAGAGGAGGATGTCAGTGTGTATGACATTGTTGACCATCCAGATTTCCGATTCCGAGCCACAGACATAGTGATCCGCATTGGCAACTCTGATCCAGAAGCCTTTCCTGATGCCAGCCAG CCGTCGGTGGGGCAGGTGGCTCGGGTGGACGTGAGCAGCAAAGTCGAAGTGATCTGGGCTGATAATTCCCGGACTATTGTCCTCCCACAG CATCTGTATAACGTGGAATCCGAACTGGAGGAATCCTTTTATGACTCCGTGGACAGCAGCTCCAGCGGCGCCTCGTCTGATGAATGGGAGGATGAGAGCGACAGCTGGGAAACGGACAACGGGCTGACGGAAGATGAAATCCCTCGGGCGGCGGGGGGGGAGGAGGCGGCGGCTTCACAGAATGAGACCGCCCCCGCAGAGCCGATGCAGGAACCGGCGCAAGACGAGGCGGAACAGAGCGCTGCATTGGCTGCGGCCGCGGATCTGGGAGTTCTCGGCGTGAAAGTGAATGAGAAAGAAGGGATTGTGAAGAGCTTTAAGGAGCTGAAGGAGGCCATTAAGATCCTGGAGAGCCTGAAGAACATGACGGTAGAACAGCTGCTCACCGGCTCCCCAACCTCCCCCACAGCCGAGCCGGAGAAGTTCACTCGGGAGAAGAAGTTCCTGGATGATATAAAGAAGCTGCAGGAGAACCTcaagaaaaccctggacaatgtgGCCATAGCTGAGGAGGAAAAGATGGAGTCGGCGCCCGAGACTGAGAAGGAGGAGAAAGCTGAAGCGCAGACGCCCGTCCGGTCAGAATGGCCGAGTGACACGCCCGTGTTGTGCCAGCAGAGCGGCGGCAAACCCGGCGTCATCTTCACCAGCGCCAAAGGGGAGGTCTTCTCTGTGCTTGAAACTGCCCCCG AGAGCCAAGCCTTTAAGAAGCTGGAGTTCCAAGCCCCGGAAGCCAAGAAGTTCTTCAGCACCGTGCGTAAAGAGATGGCTCTGCTGGCGACTTCCCTCCCGGACGGCATCATGGTGAAGACCTTTGAAGACCGAATG GATCTGTTCTCTGCACTTATTAAAGGGCCGACGCGCACCCCGTATGAGGATGGGCTCTTCCTGTTCGACATGCAGCTCCCCAATATCTACCCGGCGGTGCCCCCATTGTTCCGGTACCTGTCTCAGTGCAGCGGCAAGCTAAACCCCAACCTCTATGACAATGGGAAAGTGTGCGTCAGCCTCCTGGGGACCTGGATAGGAAAG GGTACCGAGAGGTGGACCAGCAAGTCCAGTCTCCTGCAGGTGCTAATCTCTATACAAG gccttaTTTTAGTGAATGAGCCGTACTACAACGAAGCGGGTTTCGACAGTGACCGAGGCTTGCAGGAAGGCTACGAGAACAGCCGATGTTACAACGAGATGGCGCTTATCCGCGTGGTCCAGTCCATGACGCAGATGCTGCGGAGGCCGGTGGAAGTCTTCCAACAGGAGATCCGCGAGCACTTTCAGAGCAGCGGTTGGCGCCTGGCGCATCGCATAGAGAACTGGTTAGAAACCAATTCCATGGTAGAAAGAGGAGGCGAGCACAGGAACGGGCAGGagcacccgtgtatagtgccGTACAGCCCGACGGAGCCGGAGTGCACCCCGGAGCCAACTCTTGATTCCAAGGACCTAGATGATTCTGGATGCGGTGCCTCCACCATGTCCCCGGGGGAGTCCCAGCAATTCTCTGACTTGGAAAGCACAAGCAAAGGCGCCACGGGGGGCGCCAGTCTCTCAGATGAGCCAAGAGGGGCGGCTGGGGGCGGGCAGCCCAGCGTCAAACCAAAGAAGCGCAGAAAGAGCTATCGTAGTTTCCTCCCTGACAAACGAGGCTACCCCGATATCGGCTTCCCCCTCTTCCCCTTGTCCAAGGGCTTCATCAAGAGCATTCAGGGAGTTCTGGCTCAGTTCAAAGCTTCCCTGTTGGAAGCCGGCATCTCGGAGCCTCGCGGAGACAGACTGACGCTACCATTATAA
- the ube2o gene encoding (E3-independent) E2 ubiquitin-conjugating enzyme isoform X3 → MADPSDSAPSSASPGPPAGDGSQRLLFSHDLVSGCYRGHTRFGLVRLIHGEDSEEEEDALPGEEESGPGGRKKGAGGAAGGGSPGSEPPLSRFGPLKRGYVRVQWYPEGIKQDVRENKLKLEDRSLVPRDVVRRMGTKDSQCGTVIDVNIDCVVKVVGTNCFLHPVNSKELHHIWPIMYGDYIAYDCWLGKVYDLKNQVVLKLSNGARCSMSTEDASKLYDVCPHASDSGLFFDDSYGFYPGQVLIGPSKVFSSVQWLSGVKPVLSAKSKFRVGVEEVQVTELRVTWITKSFCLGGTDSMDPPPAVITQENLSRVKRLGSFDHTQRQLGERCLYIFPTKVEPTKILCESLEKNCLLGEVTVTRKVHTQQVEKLREKQIVKIISCTQDPSNPTELLKKNSTVPPSYEIPTARATEEDLVSAKLEGEPPEEPNVPECPTKEQPLGTFREIFQGLQLHSSEQDADDEAAGDTDETSSVTSSASSTASSQSGSGAGRKKSIPLSIRNLKRKHKKKKKSKVYREFKHGDRVAVEVITTVTTADVMWQDGSVETNIRSNELVPIQHLDNNEFCPGDFVVDKRAHAAQDPSIYGVVQSGDHTGRTCVVKWIKLNLNGDDTELVGEEEDVSVYDIVDHPDFRFRATDIVIRIGNSDPEAFPDASQPSVGQVARVDVSSKVEVIWADNSRTIVLPQHLYNVESELEESFYDSVDSSSSGASSDEWEDESDSWETDNGLTEDEIPRAAGGEEAAASQNETAPAEPMQEPAQDEAEQSAALAAAADLGVLGVKVNEKEGIVKSFKELKEAIKILESLKNMTVEQLLTGSPTSPTAEPEKFTREKKFLDDIKKLQENLKKTLDNVAIAEEEKMESAPETEKEEKAEAQTPVRSEWPSDTPVLCQQSGGKPGVIFTSAKGEVFSVLETAPESQAFKKLEFQAPEAKKFFSTVRKEMALLATSLPDGIMVKTFEDRMDLFSALIKGPTRTPYEDGLFLFDMQLPNIYPAVPPLFRYLSQCSGKLNPNLYDNGKVCVSLLGTWIGKGTERWTSKSSLLQVLISIQGLILVNEPYYNEAGFDSDRGLQEGYENSRCYNEMALIRVVQSMTQMLRRPVEVFQQEIREHFQSSGWRLAHRIENWLETNSMVERGGEHRNGQEHPCIVPYSPTEPECTPEPTLDSKDLDDSGCGASTMSPGESQQFSDLESTSKGATGGASLSDEPRGAAGGGQPSVKPKKRRKSYRSFLPDKRGYPDIGFPLFPLSKGFIKSIQGVLAQFKASLLEAGISEPRGDRLTLPL, encoded by the exons TTAAAGCTGGAGGACCGCTCGCTGGTGCCCAGGGATGTTGTGCGTCGGATGGGTACAAAG GACAGCCAGTGCGGCACGGTGATCGACGTGAACATAGACTGCGTGGTGAAAGTGGTGGGGACCAACTGCTTCCTGCATCCGGTCAACAGTAAGGAGCTGCACCACATCTGG CCTATCATGTACGGGGATTACATTGCCTACGACTGCTGGCTGGGCAAAGTGTATGATCTGAAGAACCAGGTTGTCCTCAAGCTGTCCAACGGCGCCAG ATGTTCCATGAGCACCGAGGATGCGTCCAAACTGTACGACGTCTGCCCCCACGCCAGCGACTCG GGGCTGTTCTTTGATGACTCCTATGGCTTTTACCCTGGGCAAGTACTGATCGGCCCCTCCAAGGTGTTCTCCAGCGTGCAGTGGCTCTCTGGGGTCAAGCCGGTACTGAGTGCCAAGAGCAAGTTTCGCGTGGGGGTGGAAGAG GTGCAAGTCACTGAATTACGAGTTACTTGGATCACAAAAAGCTTTTGTCTCGGCGGCACCGATTCCATGGACCCCCCACCCGCTGTGATTACTCAGGAGAACCTGTCTAG AGTGAAACGACTGGGCTCCTTCGACCACACGCAGAGGCAGCTGGGAGAGCGCTGTCTGTACATCTTCCCCACTAAGGTGGAACCCACCAAAATTCTGTGTGAAAGTCTCGAGAAGAACTGCCTGCTGGGGGAGGTCACCGTCACCAGGAAG GTCCATACACAGCAGGTGGAAAAGCTACGGGAGAAGCAGATAGTCAAGATAATCTCATGTACCCAGGATCCCTCCAACCCTACTGAACTCCTCAAAAAAAACTCCACAGTGCCCCCGTCGTATGAAATACCCACAGCAAGGGCAACCGAGGAAGATCTTGTCTCTGCCAAGCTGGAAGGGGAACCCCCCGAGGAACCGAACGTTCCGGAGTGCCCAACCAAAGAGCAGCCTTTGGGCACCTTCCGGGAAATATTCCAGGGCCTCCAGCTGCATTCCTCGGAACAGGACGCCGACGATGAAGCCGCAGGGGATACCGACGAGACCAGCTCGGTGACTTCCTCGGCCAGTTCTACGGCTTCTTCCCAAAGTGGCAGCGGCGCTGGGCGCAAGAAGAGCATCCCCCTGTCCATCCGGAACCTCAAGAGGAAacataagaagaagaaaaagagcaAAGTATACAGAGAGTTCAAACATGGCGACAG GGTGGCTGTCGAGGTTATAACCACTGTGACCACGGCTGACGTTATGTGGCAAGATGGGAGCGTTGAGACCAACATCCGCTCTAATGAACTGGTACCGATCCAGCATCTGGATAACAACGAGTTCTGCCCCGGGGACTTTGTAGTCGACAAGAGAG CCCACGCTGCCCAGGACCCCAGTATATACGGAGTGGTGCAGTCTGGGGATCACACGGGCCGTACTTGTGTGGTAAAATGGATCAAGCTGAATTTGAATGGGGACGATACGGAG CTTGTTGGGGAAGAGGAGGATGTCAGTGTGTATGACATTGTTGACCATCCAGATTTCCGATTCCGAGCCACAGACATAGTGATCCGCATTGGCAACTCTGATCCAGAAGCCTTTCCTGATGCCAGCCAG CCGTCGGTGGGGCAGGTGGCTCGGGTGGACGTGAGCAGCAAAGTCGAAGTGATCTGGGCTGATAATTCCCGGACTATTGTCCTCCCACAG CATCTGTATAACGTGGAATCCGAACTGGAGGAATCCTTTTATGACTCCGTGGACAGCAGCTCCAGCGGCGCCTCGTCTGATGAATGGGAGGATGAGAGCGACAGCTGGGAAACGGACAACGGGCTGACGGAAGATGAAATCCCTCGGGCGGCGGGGGGGGAGGAGGCGGCGGCTTCACAGAATGAGACCGCCCCCGCAGAGCCGATGCAGGAACCGGCGCAAGACGAGGCGGAACAGAGCGCTGCATTGGCTGCGGCCGCGGATCTGGGAGTTCTCGGCGTGAAAGTGAATGAGAAAGAAGGGATTGTGAAGAGCTTTAAGGAGCTGAAGGAGGCCATTAAGATCCTGGAGAGCCTGAAGAACATGACGGTAGAACAGCTGCTCACCGGCTCCCCAACCTCCCCCACAGCCGAGCCGGAGAAGTTCACTCGGGAGAAGAAGTTCCTGGATGATATAAAGAAGCTGCAGGAGAACCTcaagaaaaccctggacaatgtgGCCATAGCTGAGGAGGAAAAGATGGAGTCGGCGCCCGAGACTGAGAAGGAGGAGAAAGCTGAAGCGCAGACGCCCGTCCGGTCAGAATGGCCGAGTGACACGCCCGTGTTGTGCCAGCAGAGCGGCGGCAAACCCGGCGTCATCTTCACCAGCGCCAAAGGGGAGGTCTTCTCTGTGCTTGAAACTGCCCCCG AGAGCCAAGCCTTTAAGAAGCTGGAGTTCCAAGCCCCGGAAGCCAAGAAGTTCTTCAGCACCGTGCGTAAAGAGATGGCTCTGCTGGCGACTTCCCTCCCGGACGGCATCATGGTGAAGACCTTTGAAGACCGAATG GATCTGTTCTCTGCACTTATTAAAGGGCCGACGCGCACCCCGTATGAGGATGGGCTCTTCCTGTTCGACATGCAGCTCCCCAATATCTACCCGGCGGTGCCCCCATTGTTCCGGTACCTGTCTCAGTGCAGCGGCAAGCTAAACCCCAACCTCTATGACAATGGGAAAGTGTGCGTCAGCCTCCTGGGGACCTGGATAGGAAAG GGTACCGAGAGGTGGACCAGCAAGTCCAGTCTCCTGCAGGTGCTAATCTCTATACAAG gccttaTTTTAGTGAATGAGCCGTACTACAACGAAGCGGGTTTCGACAGTGACCGAGGCTTGCAGGAAGGCTACGAGAACAGCCGATGTTACAACGAGATGGCGCTTATCCGCGTGGTCCAGTCCATGACGCAGATGCTGCGGAGGCCGGTGGAAGTCTTCCAACAGGAGATCCGCGAGCACTTTCAGAGCAGCGGTTGGCGCCTGGCGCATCGCATAGAGAACTGGTTAGAAACCAATTCCATGGTAGAAAGAGGAGGCGAGCACAGGAACGGGCAGGagcacccgtgtatagtgccGTACAGCCCGACGGAGCCGGAGTGCACCCCGGAGCCAACTCTTGATTCCAAGGACCTAGATGATTCTGGATGCGGTGCCTCCACCATGTCCCCGGGGGAGTCCCAGCAATTCTCTGACTTGGAAAGCACAAGCAAAGGCGCCACGGGGGGCGCCAGTCTCTCAGATGAGCCAAGAGGGGCGGCTGGGGGCGGGCAGCCCAGCGTCAAACCAAAGAAGCGCAGAAAGAGCTATCGTAGTTTCCTCCCTGACAAACGAGGCTACCCCGATATCGGCTTCCCCCTCTTCCCCTTGTCCAAGGGCTTCATCAAGAGCATTCAGGGAGTTCTGGCTCAGTTCAAAGCTTCCCTGTTGGAAGCCGGCATCTCGGAGCCTCGCGGAGACAGACTGACGCTACCATTATAA